The stretch of DNA TGCGTCTCGCGCATCGACACCGCGCGCGGCGGGCCCAGCAGCGGGCCCATGCCCGTCCTCCGCGCCGCGCTCCGCGACACGCTCGGCGAGGCCGTCAGCGCCGTCGGGGCCGTCGCCGGCCTGGCGTCCCTGTCCAACCACGCGCGCGAGGAGATGGCCGTCCGCGACTGCATCGAGCTGCTGGGGTACTCCGTTGACGAGCTCGGGTGGTCGCTCGACGCCATGGCCGAGCCCCTCGACGGCGCGGAGGTGGAGATGGAGACCCAGCACGGCGCTGCGTCTGGGAGCGTCAGCAGTGGCGCGCGTGCCGAGGACGACCTGCACGCCTGGCTCAGCGCCGCACTGGGCAACCAGGACACGTGCACGGAGGGCTTCCGCGGCACCGACGGCCGCCTGCTGCGTCGCGTCGAGGCGTCCGTGGCACAGCTGACGCAGCTGGTGAGCAACCTGCTCGCCATGCACAAGCGACTGCGCAGCATCATGCCGCTGCGCCAGCGCGGCAAGAACGACACGGCGGCGTCCGGCGCCGGTTCGGAGCTGCCGCCGTGGGTGATGGACGTCGCCGGCGGCGTCGAAGGGGAGCTCGCGCGCGCCCGGGGCCGGTCCGGAGGGAAGAAGGCAATGCGCGTGGACGTGGTGGTGGCTCGGGACGGGAGCGGCAGGTACCGGTCTGTCGGCGAGGCGGTGGCGCGCGCGCCCAACCACAGCCGGAGGAAGTACGTCATCTACGTGAAGCGAGGGGTGTACTACGAGAACGTGGacgtgaagaagaagaagaccaacatCGTGCTCGTCGGCGAGGGCATGGGCGAGACGGTGATCACCGGCAGCCGGAGCTTCTCGAGCGGCTGGACCACGTTCCGGAGCGCCACCGTTGGTAAATACAAAGTGCAAATTCTGTCTCGTCAACCAGTTACGTTTCCTGACCGTGCACAAAAGCTAAAGATGCTGCTGCTTTGCGTGCGCGTAGCCGTGTCCGGCGCGGGGTTCATCGCGCGGGACCTGACGATCCGCAACACGGCGGGGCCGGCGGCGCACCAGGCGGTGGCCCTGCGCGTGGACTCGGACCGCTCGGCCTTCTTCCGCGTGGCCATCGAGGGGCACCAGGACACGCTCTACGCGCACTCGCTCCGGCAGTTCTACCGCGACTGCCGCGTGTCCGGCACCGTGGACTTCGTCTTCGGCAACGGCATCGCCGTGATCCAGCGCAGCACCCTCGCCACGCTGCCGCTGGCGCCGGGGCAGACGGGGAGCGTCACGGCGCAGGGCCGCAAGGACCCGAACCAGAACACGGGGTTCTCCATCCACAACTGCGTCGTGGAGGCCAAGTACCCGACCTACCTCGGCCGACCGTGGAAGCCTTTCTCGCGGGTGGTGGTCATGGAGTCGTACCTGGGCGCCGGCGTGCGCGCGCGCGGGTGGCTCGAGTGGGCAGGGGACGCCGGCCTCGCCACCCTCTTCTACGGCGAGTACAGAAATTTCGGGCCCGGCGCGGGGGTCGCCGGACGGGTGAAGTGGCCGGGGTACCACGTGATCATGGACCCGGTATGGGCCAGCCACTTCACCGTAAGGCGGTTCATCGACGGCCTCACATGGCTGCCGTCCGCTGGCGTCACCTTCACGGCCGACTTGATCAAGAAATGACACACTAGCAAATGGTCAATTTGGGGATGGGGGATGGCCGGAATCGATGCATTCCCTTACATATATTGGAAGATAAAATCTAGTAGGGTGTTTACAAATGTTTGCCTGGTATGCAATTAGAATGGACGTTTTCTTAGGGGAAGAATGGAAACGTAACACGTAGATTGTTTAGATCTTGACAACAACAGGGCGTATGAATTGTACTCATGATTTGTTTTGACAATTAAAACATGACTACAATAAAGGTCACCTTTGAGCCCTTATATTTTTCGGATGAGGTCACAAGAAATATACAAGGTagtgtatgctctttgcggatgatgtggtggtaGTCGACGATAGTCGGACGGGATTTAATAAAAAGTTAGAGCTGTGGAGGTCAACTTTGAAATCGAAAGATTTTAAATTTATTTTATAACTAAACTGAGGACATGAGGTGTGGTTTCAGTACGACTATGCACGAAGAGGAGGAGATTACCGTTGATGGACATGTGGTACCTCAAAAGACATCTTTCGATATTTGAGCTCAATGCTGCAGAAGGAAGGTGATATCAATGAAGATGTGAAACATCAAATCATAACTAGATGGATGAAGTAGCGTCAAGCTTTTAACGTCCTATGCGACAAGAAAGTGCCATAAAACCTAAAAAAGTTCTGTAGGACAGTGATTCAATCTGTGATGTTGTATGGCTGAATGTTGGTCAAACTAATAGATGGCATATCCAAAGTTAGGTGTAGTAGAGATGTGTATATTGAGATGGATATGTGTCCACACAAGAGACGATCGGGTCCGAATATACGTTGATAAAGTTGGGGTATCATCGATTATAGAGAAggttgtccaacatcgtctgggGTGGATTTGAGCATATACAACACAGGCCGCGCCAGCAGCGTCGGTGCATATTGGACCGTTTAAGCATGTTGTTAATGTTCAAAGATTGGCAGACCAAATTTGATATCAGAGGAGTCCGTAAAAGAAATCTAAATGATTGAAATATCATCAAAGAACTAGCCATAAACAAAGGTGTGAATAGTACCCTAATTGTAAACTCCTTGTTATGTTATTTTTGCATCATGCTCATCTCACAAGCATTGCATCAGCATCATATTGCCTTTCATTAAGGAGGAACTTAGAAATTTTAATAAATCCTAAGTTCTATTTTATTTTGCTATTTTGCCAAATAGTGAATAAGTGAACCATTCTCCCTTTTGGTGTTCTAGCTCAAGACTCACCTCCACACTTTACAATATCCTTTTTGTGACATTTTGGAGCTACCCAAATTATTTTATAATTTTCGCACTCCCTCTGCCTCAAAATATAAAACGGTTTTTTGTCTAAATCTTGACCAAAAAACGTCTTATGTTTTGAGACAAGGAAGTACATGGCTCCTACTTCTAGCTCAAACTGTGACTATGCCATATCCCACTTTATTTTCCCAAATAAATGTTGAAACTCATCCTTTTGTCGTGGGGAAATATTGAAACTCATCCAAATGGTCTGAATATTTTATGTGAACCTATTGTATATTATCAACGCCACAATTAAATTTTCAACCCATTTGGATTTGAATTGGCCCTCCAAATAATTTCTAATCTCAGCCTAGTCTATTTTCTGTAAAAGAAAGTAGAAATCCCTACACTAAACAGTGCAACTGGCCCATTCCTATTCGACCCGCGAGACCTAACCCCTCTCAGCGCCGCAGACCAGCGTGAGATCACTAATTAAAAGGATACTCCTGGTCAGTCCTACCTTATCAGGTTGTGACAAGTGGCTCACTGCATATCTGTCACTTGTCGCAACCTAGGATTTTTTTCCTTTGTCCATAGATTCGTTCAGTTAAATTTTTTTATCTattaaaccgtgcgtccaaatagCGAACCGTTTTCACCACTGGATTTCTCGTGTGGAAATATTCGAAAATAGATCCCATGTTAATAGGtttcgatgaactttttctcaCGAAAAAAATCGTAAAAACCGAAAGAAAAAACCCAAGCCGGAAGCACGATTTTTGTCCCGCTTTTTTTCTCGCAGAAGCAAATATGTACCTCTCAAGAAAGAAAAAGACGTGTTTTTTCTTTTTCCTCAACGAACTTTTTTTTCTTGTTCTCCAAGCCAAGGGTGACAATGGCCTAACCTAAGATCACATATGCTCACCTGTAAAAAGCCCAGCCTCCACCTTGTATATAAGGGGAGGCTAGGAGGCTCTCAATCCCATCTTCTCTTAGATAGAAAGTTTCGATAGCAATCTCATACACCATTGTAAACTCCTCGCATAAGGTATCGCTCCACCATGAATAACAAAaacaagcaggatgtagggtattactcATCAAAGGCCCTAACCTGGGTAAAACCCTCATGTGAATTTCGATCTCCGACTTCCGGCTGCGCTTGGACCCCTACCAAGGGATCTAACCGATTTCTGCACCGTCATTGCCCGTGGTGGGGCTTTGGATGGGCCGAGTTTGTCGGAGTCCTATGTGGCGAAGGTTCGGACTCCAGCGAACCTTCCTGATACATCTCACACATATCTATATTTTTATTGCTaaatgctattatattataaGTAATAatttcttcttcaactttaataggttctactacttttacttaaatgggaggatgatatttaaaccacttctccttgggaagatcaacatgagtagcaaatgattcacagaaagaagctactatctcagagtcaagtccatatttagtgccaaattcacgaaaagcatcggtatccataaaagatttaacacaatcaaacttaagttTATACTTGACTcattaccttcgtcgagttcctaATCtccagagttgcatttaattcttttcaataaatcccatttaaattcaataatcttcttcataaaagaaccagtagaagaagtatcgagcatggattgatcattacgagaaagtcgagcataaaaattctgaaaaataatttctcttgagagatcatgattggggcatgaatataacattgacttaagcctccctcAAGCATGAGCGacactttctccttcacgaggacaaaaattataaatacaattccgatcatgatgaactagatgcataggataaaacttctgatgaaattccaatttcaatcggttgtaatTCCAAGtcccaatatcatcgcatagcctataccatgtcaatgccttctcctttaaagataaagggaataccttcttcttgactTCATCCTCGGgaaaacctgcaagcttaaataatccacaaacttcatccacatagattagatgCATATCAGGATGAAACGTTCCATCTCATGCATAaagattagctagcagtttctctatcatacatgaaggaatttcataataaatatttttagtaggttcaataggttgaggggGAACTCTTTGCTCTTacggtcggggtgaagataccccgaacaaacccctcaacggattattttccatagtaacaagtgacagtaaatttcagcacatattataaatgtttccttaccaaattccacttaccaaaggcgctccACTCCCTGACAACGACaccaaaaaagagtcttgatgacccacaagtataagagatctatcatagtcctttcaataagtaagagtgtcgaacccaacgaggagcataaggaaatgacaagcggttttcagcaaggtattctctgcaagcactgaaattatcgataacaaatagttttgtgataagataattcctaacgggtaacaagtaacaagtgtaactaaggtgcagaaaggtggcccaatactttttgtagcaaaggacaagcctggatgaactcttatataaagcaaagcgctctcgatgacacatgggaattattgtcaagctagttttcatcatgctcatatgattcgcattcgttacttcgataatttgatatgtgggtggaccggtgcttggatgTTGTgcttacttggacaagcctccacttATGATAAAACactctcgcaagcatccacaactacaaaagaagaattaagataaatctaatcatagcatgaaacatgtggatccaaatcagccccttacgaagcaacgcataaactagggtttaagcttctgtcactctagcaacccatcatctacttattacttcccaatgccttcccctaggcccaaatcatggtgaagtgtcatgtagttgacgttcacataataccactagaggagagacaacatacatctcgtcaaaatatcgaacgaataccaaattcatatgattacttataacaagacttctcccatgtcctcaggaacaaacgtaactactcacaaagcatattcatgttcataatcaaaggggtattaaatagcattaaggatttgaacatatgatcttccaccgaataaaccaactagcatcaactacaaggagtaatcaacactactagcaacccacaggtaccaatctgaggttttgggacaaagatcggatacaagagataaactagggtttgagaggagatggtgctggtgaatatgttgatggagattgatgCCCTCTCGATGaaaggatcattggtgatgacgatggcttcgatttccccctccgggagggaagtttcccaggcagaacagctctgccggagcccaaGATTGCTTCTTCCTAGGTTCCACCTCGAGATGGCTGCGCTTCAtaccgaaagcttccttctgattttttcccGGTCAAAACtctccatatagtagaagatgagcaccggaggcctgccaaggggcccacaagccctaggggcgcgcctagggggtagggcgcgcccccaggcttgtggccacctggtgggtcccctctggtattttcttcgcccaatattttttatatattccaaaataattctccgtaaattttcaggacttttgaagttgtgcagaataggtctctcagattttctcctttccggtccagaattccagttgccgtCATTCTCCGtcttcatgtaaatcttgtaaaataagagagaaaaggcataagtattgtaccataatgtgtaataacaacccataatgcaataaatatcaatatgaaagcatgatgcaaaatggacgtatcactctACTGGAGGGGTGAATCATTGGGGAATCCATCTCCATCAACCTTCCTGCCTccatgatgatgtgtgagtagttctttcaggacctacgggtccatagtagtctctctctctctctctctcacacacacacacacacacacacacacttcaATACAATGATCTCTTTGGAGATCCATCTGATGTAATTCTTGTGgcgtgtttgttgggatccaatgaactgtggatttatgatcagattattcatttAATTTATATGAATCTCTTGAAGTTTCTTTGATGTGTAATGTTATAGCTACGTATGCTTTCTGATCTATGAGTCTTCTCTGTCCAAGATAGATGAGTATTTCTTCAAAGGGAGTGGTGCATAGTAGTTGGCTCAATCTTGCGGTAATCATTTCTAGTGACAGAATGGACAAATGCACATATTGTGTTGTTGCCACTAAGGATAAAGCGATGGGGTCTTCTTATTGCTAGGCTTTCTTCTGTCTACATTATATCATCTTACTGATTGTGTTACTCTGTTTCTTGTGAACTTAATACTTtgagatgcatgctggataacagTCCTGggatggagtaatagtagtagatgaagttGGATTAACGGTCTACTTATCAAGGACGTAATGCTTACGTGAGATTATGCCATGAAAGATCATAATTATAACTTGCGCTATTATGACAATTTCCCAAAAGTAATTTGTCTAATTACATGCTTTTGAGAGTGATGCCTCTAGTGAACTTATggccctgggtctattttccatcaatACAAAAACTCCTACGATTGCTTTTTTACTTTCTTGTCGCTTTGCCCTATCATTATTTGCTTTTAATCTTGTTGCTAGCAAGAAGAAGGAGATTGACGATCCCCTTGCCTTTGTTGGGTgcaagcaaattatttgtttGTGTGCAGGTATGTCAGATTCGGGGCTCCGCAGACCCAAGATAGATTCAAACTctagggtgcgtgcgaagaactcaaccttCCCAGTCTGCCAACTCGTCGATCCCtcggcctagctcgatgaactgGAATGGAAAGAGACACAatggtttacccaggttcgggccaccttgcggtgtaataccctactcccgctttgtggtggattagcctcgaggtgggctgaggatgaactggTACAGAGGAAGAACAACCTCAGAAGGTGTGTTCTTGTGCTTGTGTGAGCTGGTGATGGTgtggatggtctgaatgatccccccttctatggtggtggctaggctatatttatagtggccttggtcctcttccgcCAAAATgaaggtgggaagggatcccacaaaggacaaattcgaagggagacaactagtacatcttatcctgatgaaaggtggtcttcgcctgcaaagcttctggtcgtgacgccgtggtgggctcggcgatgacctctgtcctgccgtcctggcggtcttggtctcgtAGCATGGAAATGGAAACCTTTAGCTGATGCCTTAGGACtccacgcctgcgcttgcctctttagcaccaaagaggaaacctgcTGCACTACGACCGCtcgcgcccgcctggccttggtcgccATGGCTTGCGTCATCTTATCCTCATGAGGTGGGCGCCTACATAGGAAACTCCACTCCTCAAGAGCCAGCCTAGGGAGTCCACTCCTTCTAGAGGTCttggcgtcgtccgcctcgcgagggtcttgtgttgtTGATGCCGAAGGTGGGCCATACAAGGCTGTTGATggagccacaccgtgggccgcaggcaggcaagtctgggtaccctggttcctagaacgctgacagtagcccctgggcccaaggcatGCTCGGACTTGccttcgaggcaaagccaaagggcaagggcgaagcgccacGGGTCCGAACCGCCCGCGGGCCCGGTCGACGCGTGGTGCTTTgtgggacgtgggcgtctccgcttccccatgctgcctcggcaaccgtcCTAGGCTGACGAAAAGGCTGGCGCCTGCCGCTGAGCCTTCATTGCCCTTCCTTCGTCTTGCTCCAAATCCCTTTCTCTCCCTGCTCAGAGCCCCTCCAGCCGACCTCTCCCTGAGCTCGCCACTGATGGCAACTGAGAAGGCGAAGCCCGCTGCTCCTTCCGCGCACTTGGCCTCCTCACTTGAGCTGGCCCTCAA from Triticum urartu cultivar G1812 chromosome 3, Tu2.1, whole genome shotgun sequence encodes:
- the LOC125548246 gene encoding pectinesterase-like; this translates as MASTWMTRCLQALLLLLALLLVPRGGDGAAVFSGYTFKGPGEAEAFEEALLRQACFNVSSSSSGAGRGKGDCVSRIDTARGGPSSGPMPVLRAALRDTLGEAVSAVGAVAGLASLSNHAREEMAVRDCIELLGYSVDELGWSLDAMAEPLDGAEVEMETQHGAASGSVSSGARAEDDLHAWLSAALGNQDTCTEGFRGTDGRLLRRVEASVAQLTQLVSNLLAMHKRLRSIMPLRQRGKNDTAASGAGSELPPWVMDVAGGVEGELARARGRSGGKKAMRVDVVVARDGSGRYRSVGEAVARAPNHSRRKYVIYVKRGVYYENVDVKKKKTNIVLVGEGMGETVITGSRSFSSGWTTFRSATVAVSGAGFIARDLTIRNTAGPAAHQAVALRVDSDRSAFFRVAIEGHQDTLYAHSLRQFYRDCRVSGTVDFVFGNGIAVIQRSTLATLPLAPGQTGSVTAQGRKDPNQNTGFSIHNCVVEAKYPTYLGRPWKPFSRVVVMESYLGAGVRARGWLEWAGDAGLATLFYGEYRNFGPGAGVAGRVKWPGYHVIMDPVWASHFTVRRFIDGLTWLPSAGVTFTADLIKK